One Heyndrickxia oleronia genomic window, AGCTTTGGAATTGTATCACGGTATTCCGTAAATAGCTCAATGGTTTGATCCTTTGTCAGTTTAAATTGCATAGGAGACAAACTAGATGATCGAAATCTATTTTTATTTTGAGTTAAAGCATAGGTTAGCTTTTTATCAAATTGCTGTTTAGGGACAGTGGCTTTTAACATTGTAATTTTTTCACTTATTACTTCTACTGAGGCTTGTAGCTGTTGTTCTATCGATTGAACCGTTATTTGCTTATTTTTTGTATAACTAAAATAGGCAATGATTACTGAGGACAAAATAATGACTAGTATAATAGGCAAAATCAAAACAGTTCGCAGGCTAAGCTTATGAAGAAATGGCATTGTATCTTTCCCCTTGGTATAATTTTCTTATCTCTAAGACTTTTATACTATTCATTTGTTAAGAAATTGTAGAGGAATTATTAAGTTTTAATGTTTAAGTTCTCTTTTAGGAAAATAAAAAAGCTCGAAACCCAATTTTATTCTGGTTCAAGCTCTTTCGTATATTTTTTAATTACTCATCTGACAGTAAACTTTTATGTATCCAAATCGCTGCTTGGGAACCCTCACCCATAGCAATTGTTACCTGCTCTGAATGTGCAACAACATCCCCCGCTGCCCATACATGTTTTATATTCGTCATTTTCGTTCGTGAATCAGTGAGAATATGCTTGTTTTCATGTAGTTCTACCCCCAACTTTGATGCGAGCTGTGAACGAACCTCATTGCCTCCAAGTGCGACAAAAGCATATTCGCATTCTATTTTCGTTCCATCTTTTAATACTACACCCTTAAACTGTGATCCTTTTGCCATAAATTTATCGATTATTTCCTCATGGTAGATAATGTTCTTAGATCGTAATTCAATTTGATTTTGCTCACTGACTTCTCTTTTTTCATGATTAATATACATGATTTCATTTGTCCAATATGATAATGTTAAAGCCATATTAGCCCCTACATCTCCAGAACCGATAACAACTGTCTTCTCATTTTTCACTTCATACCCGTCACAATCAGGGCAAACAAATACACTGACACCTAAGCAAGGATAAATTTCCGGAAAAGAAGGTAGGCGATCCATAATTCCTGTAGCCAGTAACAGACGTTTTCCAACTATTTCTTTCCCATCTTTAATCGTACAAACAAAATTATTCTCTTGATTTTCAATACTCATTACTTTATTCTGTACAAACTCTACACCTAAATCTTCCGCTTGATCCCGGCCTACTCTTCTTATGAATCCTCCACTAACCCCATTAGGCCAGCCTAAAATATTATGGTAAGCCAAACAAAAATTGGATCTGCCGTTATTCGAATCAATCACAACAATCTTATGTTGATACCTTCCCAATTGAATAGCCGCCTGTAATCCAGCGATTCCACCACCAACAATGACACAGTCATAAATCAAATTCATTCCTCCAGCTCTAAAGTTTAATTATATTTTTTCCAATCTCGCTGAATAATGAACTGGTAATTATTTTTTTATAAAAGGAGAGGTTATTATGATATTAAAGCCACGCTACGAATCATTAGAGTTAGAACTTCTGAAGTATCTATATAAGAGAATGAACTTATCGGAAAAAGATCATTTGAATTATTTAAACTTGAATAAGGGCTTCATAGGAGAACAGCACTTTGATGAGTGGTTACACCATTTACCGGATAATTGGCTTATCCTGAATGATCTACTCTTTGAATTCTCTCATTCTCATTTCCAAATTGATTCAATGGTTATCACCAATTCGACAATCTATATATTTGAGGTTAAAAATTACGATGGGGATTATTATATGGAGGATGATCGATGGTTTTCATCTTCTGGATCAGAGATAAAAAACCCTATCCTCCAATTAAAACGAACTGAAACCTTACTACGTAAACTACTCCAAGACCTTCAATTAAATATGCCAATTAAAGCCCATGTTATATTTATTAACCCCGAATTCCACCTGTATCACGCTCCACGGAATCAACCCATTATTTATCCAACACAAATACAACGATTTTTTAATCGGATGATGACCACTGCAGCATCAAATACATCTTCACGACATACTCAATTAGCAAAGAAATTAATTTCACTGCATATCGAAGAATCACCATATACTCGAATACCAGAATACACTTTTGAACAACTGAAAAAAGGAGTCATTTGTGCGAGGTGTGGTGGGTTTATTGGGGACTTTCATAAAAAGTTAGTAATTTGTAAATGTGGTTACAAAGAAAATGCTAGCACTGCAGTTTTACGATCAATCAAAGAATACACTACACTTTTTCCAAATAATAAAATTAATACAAATGCAATTTATGAATGGTGTAAAATCATGCCGAAACGAACAATCTCTAGGATCCTCTCACAAAACTTTAACATCATTGGACATGGCCAGTCCTCCTATTACATTTAATTTCTTTATAGAATGCAATTAGGACTTCATCCATCATGAGTCTTATTGGACTTCTAATCTGAGGCACATTCTTTTTGTATTATTCTATAAATGTGTCTCAGTGTTTTTTCTTTGTAATGTGTCTCCACTTTAGCCTTGGATACACATTATTGCTGTTTTCCCTTTGTAATGTGTTTCCACTTCCGCCTTGGTCACACATTTTTGCTGTTTTTCGCTCGTCATGTGTCTCCACTTACACCTTGGACACACATTGTTGCTGTTTTTTCTTCGTCATGTGTTTCCACTCGCACTCCTGACACACATTGTTGCTGTTTTCCCTTCGTAATGTGTCTCCACTTCCGCCTTGGACACACATTGTTGCTGTTTTTTCTTCGTCATGTGTCTCCACTTCCGCCTTGGATACACATTTTTGCTGTTCTTCCTCCGTCATGTGTCTCCACTTCACTCTCTGACACACATTGTTGCTGTTCTTCCTTCGTCATGCGTCTCCACTCGCACTCCTGACACACATTTTCTCTGTTTTCCCTCCGTCATGTGTCTCCACTCACCCTTCTGAT contains:
- a CDS encoding NAD(P)/FAD-dependent oxidoreductase: MIYDCVIVGGGIAGLQAAIQLGRYQHKIVVIDSNNGRSNFCLAYHNILGWPNGVSGGFIRRVGRDQAEDLGVEFVQNKVMSIENQENNFVCTIKDGKEIVGKRLLLATGIMDRLPSFPEIYPCLGVSVFVCPDCDGYEVKNEKTVVIGSGDVGANMALTLSYWTNEIMYINHEKREVSEQNQIELRSKNIIYHEEIIDKFMAKGSQFKGVVLKDGTKIECEYAFVALGGNEVRSQLASKLGVELHENKHILTDSRTKMTNIKHVWAAGDVVAHSEQVTIAMGEGSQAAIWIHKSLLSDE
- a CDS encoding nuclease-related domain-containing protein codes for the protein MILKPRYESLELELLKYLYKRMNLSEKDHLNYLNLNKGFIGEQHFDEWLHHLPDNWLILNDLLFEFSHSHFQIDSMVITNSTIYIFEVKNYDGDYYMEDDRWFSSSGSEIKNPILQLKRTETLLRKLLQDLQLNMPIKAHVIFINPEFHLYHAPRNQPIIYPTQIQRFFNRMMTTAASNTSSRHTQLAKKLISLHIEESPYTRIPEYTFEQLKKGVICARCGGFIGDFHKKLVICKCGYKENASTAVLRSIKEYTTLFPNNKINTNAIYEWCKIMPKRTISRILSQNFNIIGHGQSSYYI